TTCAGCATTAGACCATCCCTTACGAGCAACCCAAGCTGCTCAGAGCTTGGTGTAATTGTAAGAAGAGCCATTTCCTTCTCAAGAAATGCCTTCAATTCAGACATAAATCTCTCTTCATTTGCCTCATCTCCTGATAGATCATATGAAAGAGCTGCAGTCTGGGGCACAAATCTCCATAGTTGATTGCAAGAAGTGCGGGCAGCAAAATATCCAAATGCTGTTATTGCCAAATGAATTAACGCCCAATGCTTCTCTCTTAGTAGCATGTGATACAATTCCCAGACGGCGGAACACTTCGCACTTTCATCACTTTCAGTAATTTCCATGTGACCGAGTCCTGCCACAAAAAGAGCTAGATTTGGTTTGCACTGATACAATTGAGTATCTGAGGCTGTCAACCCTGAGATAAATAGGCTTTTAAGCCCCAAGATGACTTCTTCCATCTCAACAGCTGCATATAGATGCTTCATATTTGAGATGATTCCTAATGTTTCACTTAAAAGTTTACAGTAATGGTCCTTTGTTAGTTGATCCAAGGTATTTCTGTAGTTATGAATAATAGAACCTAGAAATTTCAGGGTCTTTGCGTCAATATTAGGCATACTGACCTGGCTACAGGATATGAAAAAACAATCattaattaatgaaagaaagcctgaaattaagtttaaaaaatcCATCCCAAGCAAGTAAGTAATGGAACTCAAAGCAATGCATGCAGGAGAAAATAATGACTTTGTGACCCAGAATTTATACAAATCATCTCAAAGCTTCTGGAAAATCTATTCAAATACTAACACTATTCatgaattaagaaaaatttgaaCACCAAAACTGGTAGTCCTAAAATTTGGGGCCTTTAAAAAAGTCTTGCTAATAAAGTCAAAATTCCCAAATGGTACTTGGTTATTATCACTGGACTAAAACATCTCATGCTCAAGCTTCAAGGAATTTGATTACTTACAGAGACTGCAAGGAGGCAGAAAGAGCAAAGACTGGAACCCCATATACACCAGAATTACAAGCTCTCATTGATTTGTCATCAAAACCCTCTAAGAAGCCAAAGTAATCAGTAAAGATTCTCTGAGTAGCAATACTTCTCATCCTATCTGAAAGCAAATTCAGTGGAAAGCCTTCCATGAAGAGGGCTACACACATAACTGATGATAATTGAGATCTGTTGTCACCAGCAATGGACTTGTAAACATGGTCAACAACAGATTGTGGACCATAAGTAAGAATCCTACTAATTGATCCTGCCATTTTTCTCATTGCAGAACCACTAACAAAAACTGATTCTGGAGATGCCACCAATTTCATTAAAGAGCAAATTTGATCAATAACACCTGTCACCAAACTTATCTCACCATAACGCACCATAAAACACCAAAGTTCCATCACAATCTCCCAGCAAAGAAAGTGAGGATGAAAGAAATTCTCAAGCAGGAAAGACTCAAGTTCCCCCCAAGCAGCACTTGAAGAGACCACAATCATGAAGGTTTCCAGTGCAtgcaaaagagaagaaaacataGGTAGCCAATCTATTTCAGCTTGTTTTCCAGAACCATATAATTCAGGAATTTGCATGACAAGAATGGAGGAATATACCTCTTCATCAACTAATATGTCTAAGAACCATCCAAGCTTACTGGTCATTCCAAGTTTTAGATCTTCATCAAGATCGAGAGAATATTTCAGGAAATTAAGAAACAATGCAACTCGACCGAGCAACAGCGTTCTCTCCCCAGTCATGTCTTCACAAGTGACCGAAAAGATTTGATCCATTGAAGTTATTCTAGAATCACTACTTGAATCCCCATTGCTAGAGTTTGAGTGGCTTTTGCCAATGAACAACCAGTCCAGAATTCTTAATTTTAGCTCTGGTTTCACTTCAACTGAATTTAGCAAAGACTTGAGCAAATCCATGGACGTTTGCTCCAAAAGCTCTGTTATCACTTCACTGGCAGTTTTCATATGTTCTTCATTGCTCATTGAAATTTTTAATGTTAAGATTATCATAATGCAGTGTGTTATCTCCCGGTATACCAGATATGCTTGACTTGGATATAGAGAGGATATTTTTACTGCATTAATCAGGTAGAACTTTATGGGAACAAATATTCTTCTAGCTTCAGTTACAGAAATGGTTTCCTTAAGGGAAGTGTTCCAAGCTTTAGCTGCACACCTCAGGGACTCATTAACTAGTGAAAGAAGAGTAAGAATGATATCTGCCACGCTCACCTTTACTGCTAAAGTCTCCTTACCAAGCTGAAGCAAGCTTACCACACCTTTCCACGAAACATTAAGAATGGTAACTAAACTTCCACCATCATTAGCTGCAAGGATGCCCAACTCACACAATTTTTCTATTGCACATTTTGTTATGCTACTCACATGAGTCACATTACTAGTTGCTTCAAATTCCATGCAATTTTTATCTTTCTCTGGATTTCGATTACCATCACAGAACTCCCGATTTACAGCCTGAGAATACACTCTGCATAGCCTTATCACAGCATCAATGACCAACTGTGTAACTTTTACCACTTCTGAGCCAAATGAACCAATTATCTgctttaaaatgataaaaagacTTCCTTTAGTGAGAGATGCAAagtaggttttaaaaaaaaaaattggatataaataaaccatattaATGAACTAGATTTTTAAGTAATTATTAAAATTCAGCCAAGAAAATTTCTTTACATCCGCTA
The sequence above is drawn from the Castanea sativa cultivar Marrone di Chiusa Pesio chromosome 5, ASM4071231v1 genome and encodes:
- the LOC142633929 gene encoding uncharacterized protein LOC142633929 isoform X2, with the protein product MMCIVFTLTASLAFWEEFTCLDVSQCTLNKAILQVAVKYIETDISGCLLQFLSLGSKASIWCKKHLKMTLMSTEESQEEEHYNIFFQLLLDLLSFSAASFSALARYPVSDDKPLMDIVEKYILEQLDVTKDSVSEVKIIGSFGSEVVKVTQLVIDAVIRLCRVYSQAVNREFCDGNRNPEKDKNCMEFEATSNVTHVSSITKCAIEKLCELGILAANDGGSLVTILNVSWKGVVSLLQLGKETLAVKVSVADIILTLLSLVNESLRCAAKAWNTSLKETISVTEARRIFVPIKFYLINAVKISSLYPSQAYLVYREITHCIMIILTLKISMSNEEHMKTASEVITELLEQTSMDLLKSLLNSVEVKPELKLRILDWLFIGKSHSNSSNGDSSSDSRITSMDQIFSVTCEDMTGERTLLLGRVALFLNFLKYSLDLDEDLKLGMTSKLGWFLDILVDEEVYSSILVMQIPELYGSGKQAEIDWLPMFSSLLHALETFMIVVSSSAAWGELESFLLENFFHPHFLCWEIVMELWCFMVRYGEISLVTGVIDQICSLMKLVASPESVFVSGSAMRKMAGSISRILTYGPQSVVDHVYKSIAGDNRSQLSSVMCVALFMEGFPLNLLSDRMRSIATQRIFTDYFGFLEGFDDKSMRACNSGVYGVPVFALSASLQSLQVSMPNIDAKTLKFLGSIIHNYRNTLDQLTKDHYCKLLSETLGIISNMKHLYAAVEMEEVILGLKSLFISGLTASDTQLYQCKPNLALFVAGLGHMEITESDESAKCSAVWELYHMLLREKHWALIHLAITAFGYFAARTSCNQLWRFVPQTAALSYDLSGDEANEERFMSELKAFLEKEMALLTITPSSEQLGLLVRDGLMLKEVVRKFSEIDANAMRCERMVIDEEKQLNKKRKLPDGISEGVELLQSGLKVIDDGLFEWQQNHSAIALNAKFLTHISRLKDAVAQLVGLAGSG
- the LOC142633929 gene encoding uncharacterized protein LOC142633929 isoform X1, which produces MMCIVFTLTASLAFWEEFTCLDVSQCTLNKAILQVAVKYIETDISGCLLQFLSLGSKASIWCKKHLKMTLMSTEESQEEEHYNIFFQLLLDLLSFSAASFSALARYPVSDDKPLMDIVEKYILEQLDVTKDSVSEVKQIIGSFGSEVVKVTQLVIDAVIRLCRVYSQAVNREFCDGNRNPEKDKNCMEFEATSNVTHVSSITKCAIEKLCELGILAANDGGSLVTILNVSWKGVVSLLQLGKETLAVKVSVADIILTLLSLVNESLRCAAKAWNTSLKETISVTEARRIFVPIKFYLINAVKISSLYPSQAYLVYREITHCIMIILTLKISMSNEEHMKTASEVITELLEQTSMDLLKSLLNSVEVKPELKLRILDWLFIGKSHSNSSNGDSSSDSRITSMDQIFSVTCEDMTGERTLLLGRVALFLNFLKYSLDLDEDLKLGMTSKLGWFLDILVDEEVYSSILVMQIPELYGSGKQAEIDWLPMFSSLLHALETFMIVVSSSAAWGELESFLLENFFHPHFLCWEIVMELWCFMVRYGEISLVTGVIDQICSLMKLVASPESVFVSGSAMRKMAGSISRILTYGPQSVVDHVYKSIAGDNRSQLSSVMCVALFMEGFPLNLLSDRMRSIATQRIFTDYFGFLEGFDDKSMRACNSGVYGVPVFALSASLQSLQVSMPNIDAKTLKFLGSIIHNYRNTLDQLTKDHYCKLLSETLGIISNMKHLYAAVEMEEVILGLKSLFISGLTASDTQLYQCKPNLALFVAGLGHMEITESDESAKCSAVWELYHMLLREKHWALIHLAITAFGYFAARTSCNQLWRFVPQTAALSYDLSGDEANEERFMSELKAFLEKEMALLTITPSSEQLGLLVRDGLMLKEVVRKFSEIDANAMRCERMVIDEEKQLNKKRKLPDGISEGVELLQSGLKVIDDGLFEWQQNHSAIALNAKFLTHISRLKDAVAQLVGLAGSG